Proteins from a genomic interval of Staphylococcus debuckii:
- a CDS encoding YpoC family protein, with product MITKADFEEKEVILDQIAKNKKLTSPEGKSQLDDYLDLIQNYFCQINNISVINFEEIENYPIVPINFKERFDYIQERRHHFMGYRQMKTLVSELIKMNAAYKVRQSHRKQ from the coding sequence ATGATTACAAAAGCTGACTTCGAAGAAAAAGAAGTGATTTTGGATCAGATTGCTAAAAATAAAAAATTGACTTCTCCGGAAGGGAAAAGCCAACTCGATGATTACTTAGATTTAATTCAAAATTACTTCTGTCAAATTAATAATATTTCGGTTATTAATTTTGAAGAAATTGAAAATTATCCGATTGTGCCTATTAATTTCAAAGAACGTTTTGATTATATACAAGAACGTCGTCACCATTTTATGGGATACCGTCAAATGAAAACTTTAGTTTCGGAACTGATTAAAATGAATGCCGCCTACAAAGTAAGACAATCACATCGTAAGCAATAA
- the nth gene encoding endonuclease III — MLSKKKALSMIDVIADMFPDAECELKHNNPFELTIAVLLSAQCTDVLVNKVTAHLFKKYQTPQDYLDVNLNELEQDIRSIGLYRNKAKNIQKLCRSLIDKFDGKIPHNRTDLESLAGVGRKTANVVMSVAFGEPALAVDTHVERVSKRLGICRWKDSVKEVENRLCSIIPKDRWTKSHHQLIFFGRYHCLARAPKCDVCPLFDDCREGQKRYRQKIKQEAAQS; from the coding sequence ATGTTAAGCAAGAAAAAAGCTTTAAGTATGATAGATGTCATCGCTGACATGTTTCCTGATGCAGAATGCGAATTAAAGCATAACAATCCCTTTGAATTAACTATAGCTGTATTGTTATCTGCGCAGTGTACTGATGTGCTAGTCAATAAAGTCACAGCTCATTTATTTAAAAAGTATCAAACTCCTCAAGACTACCTAGATGTGAATCTTAATGAATTAGAACAAGACATCCGCTCAATTGGTTTATACCGTAATAAAGCTAAGAATATACAAAAACTTTGTCGTTCCCTAATTGATAAATTTGATGGCAAAATTCCGCACAACCGAACTGACTTAGAAAGTTTAGCGGGTGTAGGGAGAAAGACGGCAAATGTAGTGATGAGTGTGGCATTCGGCGAACCCGCTTTAGCAGTGGATACTCATGTTGAAAGAGTTTCTAAGAGATTAGGTATTTGTCGCTGGAAAGATAGTGTGAAAGAAGTTGAAAACAGACTTTGTTCTATTATACCTAAAGATAGATGGACCAAGAGCCATCATCAACTCATATTTTTTGGGCGTTATCATTGTTTAGCACGCGCTCCTAAATGTGATGTTTGTCCGTTATTCGATGATTGTAGAGAAGGGCAAAAACGTTATAGACAAAAAATTAAGCAAGAAGCTGCTCAATCATAG
- a CDS encoding DnaD domain-containing protein, whose product MNIDFLRKRPVVIRRELLDHYYELGLTETDLVILLKLIYENEHSNKQPSIQYLSQGTTMKEREITTVIQHLIQLGLFNLTVQKDEDGRFAEFMDLEGFYQAFNKILQAQELNDKQNDDKEAFKELFQFIEQSFGRPLSPIEIDTLNQWIDVDKHDISVIQAAVNEALSLDKVNFKYIDRILLNWKKHNVKTVDDSKKISQQYTTPQMKHTVKNIPKFDWLNGEGN is encoded by the coding sequence TTGAATATTGATTTTTTAAGAAAACGACCTGTCGTTATCAGAAGAGAGCTGTTGGATCATTATTATGAACTAGGTCTGACTGAAACAGATTTAGTCATATTATTAAAGTTAATTTATGAAAATGAACATTCAAATAAACAACCTTCTATTCAGTACTTAAGTCAAGGTACAACGATGAAAGAACGTGAAATTACTACTGTAATTCAGCATTTAATTCAACTTGGGCTGTTCAATCTTACCGTACAAAAGGATGAAGACGGAAGATTTGCAGAATTTATGGACTTAGAGGGTTTTTATCAAGCATTTAATAAAATACTGCAAGCGCAAGAGTTAAATGATAAACAAAACGATGATAAGGAAGCTTTCAAAGAGCTGTTTCAATTTATTGAACAATCTTTCGGAAGACCACTTTCACCAATTGAAATTGATACTTTAAATCAATGGATAGACGTGGATAAACACGATATATCAGTCATACAAGCAGCCGTAAATGAAGCTTTAAGTCTAGATAAAGTTAACTTCAAGTATATCGACCGTATCCTTCTGAACTGGAAAAAACATAATGTCAAAACCGTAGATGATTCTAAAAAAATCAGCCAGCAATATACTACACCTCAGATGAAGCATACCGTGAAAAATATCCCTAAATTTGACTGGTTGAATGGAGAGGGGAATTAA
- the asnS gene encoding asparagine--tRNA ligase, with translation MKTTIKDAKNHIGQEVTIGAWLHNKRSSGKIAFLQLRDGTGFMQGVVVKSEVDEETFATAKNITQESSLYVTGTISEDNRSDLGYEMQVKSIEVIQEAHDYPITPKNHGTEFLMDHRHLWLRSKKQHAVMKIRNEIIRATYEFFHGTGFVKIDPPILTASAPEGTSELFHTKYFDEDAFLSQSGQLYLEAAAMAYGKVFSFGPTFRAEKSKTRRHLIEFWMIEGEMAFYEHADSLEVQEQYVTHVVQSVLKNCELELKILDRDTSKLEKVQTPFPRISYDDAIEYLKEQGFDDIEWGEDFGAPHETAIANHFDLPVFITNYPTKIKPFYMQPNPENEDTVLCADLIAPEGYGEIIGGSERINDLDLLEQRIEEHQLDRESYNYYLDLRRYGSVPHSGFGLGLERTVAWISGVEHVRETAPFPRLLNRLYP, from the coding sequence ATGAAGACTACAATTAAAGATGCTAAGAATCATATCGGCCAAGAAGTCACTATTGGTGCTTGGCTGCATAATAAACGCTCTAGCGGTAAGATTGCATTCTTACAACTGCGTGACGGTACAGGATTCATGCAAGGCGTAGTAGTAAAATCAGAAGTCGATGAAGAAACATTTGCTACTGCTAAAAATATTACTCAAGAATCTTCACTTTACGTGACAGGTACCATTTCAGAGGATAATCGCTCAGATTTAGGCTATGAAATGCAAGTCAAATCAATTGAGGTCATTCAAGAAGCACATGATTATCCGATTACACCAAAAAATCACGGTACTGAATTCTTAATGGATCATCGTCATTTATGGTTACGTTCAAAAAAACAACATGCAGTAATGAAAATTCGTAATGAAATTATTCGTGCCACTTATGAATTTTTCCATGGCACTGGTTTCGTAAAAATTGATCCGCCAATTTTAACAGCAAGTGCACCAGAAGGTACAAGTGAATTATTCCATACAAAATACTTTGATGAAGATGCTTTCTTATCTCAAAGTGGACAATTATACCTTGAAGCTGCAGCTATGGCTTATGGCAAAGTTTTCTCATTCGGACCGACTTTCCGTGCAGAGAAATCTAAAACTCGTCGTCACTTAATCGAATTTTGGATGATTGAAGGCGAAATGGCATTCTATGAACATGCTGACAGTTTAGAAGTCCAAGAACAATATGTTACACATGTCGTTCAATCTGTACTTAAAAATTGCGAACTTGAATTGAAAATTTTAGACAGAGATACTTCTAAATTAGAAAAAGTTCAAACACCATTCCCACGTATTTCTTACGATGATGCCATTGAATACTTGAAAGAACAAGGCTTCGATGATATCGAATGGGGCGAAGATTTTGGTGCACCACATGAAACAGCAATTGCTAATCATTTTGATTTGCCTGTTTTCATCACAAATTATCCAACTAAAATCAAACCATTCTATATGCAACCAAATCCTGAAAATGAGGATACTGTATTGTGTGCAGATTTGATTGCTCCAGAAGGTTATGGTGAAATTATTGGCGGTTCAGAACGTATTAACGATTTAGATTTATTAGAACAACGTATTGAAGAGCACCAATTAGATCGTGAAAGTTACAACTATTATTTAGATTTGCGTCGTTACGGTTCAGTGCCGCATAGTGGTTTCGGTTTAGGTTTAGAAAGAACAGTGGCATGGATTTCTGGCGTTGAACACGTTAGAGAAACTGCACCATTCCCACGTTTATTAAATCGTTTGTACCCATAA
- a CDS encoding helicase C-terminal domain-containing protein, producing the protein MSHTSYAVVDLETTGNQKDYDDIIQIGITFVKDFEIVGSYHSLIKTDLEIPPFIQALTSIEDQMLTQAPYFNEIAEEVYDLMKDSVFVAHNVAFDLTFLKRAFKRCNISYQPRKVIDTVELFKVAFPTDKSYQLSELAEYHDIPLENAHRADEDAATTAKLMIKAFEVLYDLPTDTLKQLYYLSKDLKYQLHDVIFEMVRQRETQPLGKEFDQFEQIIYKKQKDLKSPSVDFEGSTETFYNRVIEALGYTFRPQQLYLAETILDQLMHSEKALIEAPLGSGKSLAYLIAALMYNIETKQHVMISTNTKLLQNQLLEQDIPTLEQVLGYRINAAIIKSRKDYISLGLISQILKDETQNYDVSLLKMELLVWITQTETGDIQELNLKGGQKMYLEQKAETYVPVRNDIHYYNFLKRNAQNIQIGITNHAHLIHASQENKIYQLFEDCIVDEAHRLPDYALDQVTNELSYSDIKYQLGLIGKTENEKLLKAVDNLEQKRILERLDIPPIDIFGLKNAINDIHELNEKLFTTIFDIIHDSDIHDDDNHKIHFVNDFDTAPILKDIHEIIHSLNLTLEYFNGMSHKTIKSIRKHLLYLNDHFRAIEQSLKDDHTCFLSIKNLEQKSTITIYVKDYKVREILTERILDKFNALTFISGTLTFNRSFDSFKNWFKEDEHFNTFIIDDVVKNDNKATIFIPSDVAPYHYKDVEKYEHAIVSYISEYVNETQSKCLVLFTSYKMMYHVQELLNELPDFEDYIILSQQNNNQNYKIAQQFNNFDKSILLGTGTFFEGFDFQGEGIKCVMIAKLPFMNQNNTKYWLMDSEFVSTFKDYVLPDAVIRFRQGLGRLIRNEQDKGIVVSFDDRLIKSNYQHFFTQALESFKKVNGNIQQFGKILKKLKAQ; encoded by the coding sequence GTGAGTCATACAAGTTATGCAGTGGTAGATTTAGAAACAACCGGTAATCAAAAGGATTACGATGATATCATACAAATCGGAATCACTTTTGTTAAAGACTTCGAAATTGTCGGTTCCTATCACTCGTTAATTAAAACTGACTTAGAAATACCGCCTTTTATACAGGCACTTACCTCTATTGAAGATCAGATGCTGACTCAAGCACCTTATTTTAATGAGATAGCTGAGGAAGTATACGACTTAATGAAAGATAGTGTATTCGTTGCACATAATGTAGCCTTTGATTTGACGTTCTTGAAGAGAGCTTTTAAGAGATGCAACATTTCTTATCAGCCTAGAAAAGTGATTGATACGGTAGAACTCTTTAAAGTTGCTTTTCCTACAGATAAAAGCTACCAACTTAGTGAGTTAGCAGAATATCATGATATACCGCTAGAGAATGCGCATCGAGCTGATGAAGATGCTGCTACAACTGCTAAATTGATGATTAAAGCATTTGAAGTGTTGTATGATTTGCCAACTGATACCTTGAAACAACTTTATTACCTCAGTAAAGATTTAAAATATCAGTTGCATGATGTCATATTCGAAATGGTGCGCCAAAGAGAGACGCAACCATTAGGTAAGGAATTTGACCAATTTGAGCAAATTATTTATAAGAAACAAAAAGATTTAAAGTCGCCGTCAGTTGACTTTGAAGGTTCAACTGAAACTTTTTATAATAGGGTGATTGAAGCCTTAGGTTACACTTTCCGTCCTCAACAGTTATATTTGGCTGAAACGATATTAGATCAGCTGATGCATAGTGAAAAAGCACTGATAGAAGCACCTCTAGGTTCAGGTAAATCATTAGCCTATTTAATAGCAGCATTGATGTACAATATTGAAACAAAACAACATGTGATGATTTCAACTAATACAAAGTTATTGCAAAATCAGTTATTGGAACAAGACATTCCGACACTTGAACAAGTATTAGGATACCGTATTAATGCTGCAATTATTAAAAGCAGAAAAGATTATATTTCTTTAGGTTTAATCAGTCAAATTCTAAAAGATGAAACACAAAATTATGATGTTTCACTATTAAAAATGGAATTACTAGTGTGGATTACCCAAACAGAAACAGGAGATATTCAAGAATTGAATCTCAAGGGCGGACAAAAGATGTATTTAGAACAAAAAGCAGAAACTTATGTACCTGTTCGTAATGATATCCATTACTATAATTTCTTAAAAAGAAATGCTCAAAATATTCAAATCGGTATTACCAATCATGCACATTTAATTCACGCTTCACAAGAAAATAAGATTTATCAATTATTTGAAGATTGTATAGTAGATGAAGCACATCGCTTACCTGATTATGCTTTAGATCAAGTAACTAATGAATTGAGTTACTCTGATATTAAATATCAATTAGGTCTTATTGGTAAAACTGAAAATGAAAAATTATTAAAAGCAGTAGATAATTTAGAACAAAAACGGATTCTAGAAAGATTAGATATCCCACCGATTGATATTTTCGGATTAAAGAATGCTATCAACGACATTCACGAACTTAATGAAAAACTGTTTACAACTATCTTTGATATCATTCATGATTCAGATATTCATGATGATGATAATCATAAAATACATTTTGTGAACGATTTTGATACTGCACCAATTTTAAAAGATATCCATGAAATTATTCACAGCCTTAATTTAACACTAGAATATTTTAATGGAATGAGTCATAAAACAATTAAATCTATTCGCAAACATCTCTTATATTTAAATGATCATTTTCGTGCCATCGAACAGAGTCTGAAAGACGACCATACTTGTTTCTTATCTATTAAAAACTTAGAACAAAAATCAACAATTACAATTTATGTTAAAGATTATAAAGTAAGAGAAATATTAACAGAACGTATATTAGATAAATTCAATGCGCTTACCTTTATTTCTGGCACCCTTACATTTAATCGCTCATTTGATTCATTTAAAAATTGGTTTAAAGAAGATGAACACTTTAATACCTTTATTATCGATGACGTCGTTAAAAACGATAATAAGGCAACTATATTCATTCCAAGTGATGTAGCACCTTATCACTATAAGGATGTAGAGAAATATGAGCATGCGATTGTGAGTTATATCAGTGAGTATGTGAATGAAACACAATCTAAGTGTTTAGTGCTCTTTACAAGTTACAAAATGATGTATCACGTACAAGAACTGCTGAATGAATTACCTGATTTTGAAGATTATATTATTCTTTCACAACAAAACAATAATCAAAATTATAAAATTGCCCAGCAGTTCAATAATTTTGATAAATCGATTTTACTAGGTACCGGTACTTTCTTCGAAGGCTTTGATTTTCAAGGAGAAGGCATTAAATGTGTGATGATAGCGAAGTTGCCGTTTATGAATCAAAACAACACTAAATATTGGCTTATGGATTCTGAATTTGTTTCAACTTTTAAAGACTATGTATTACCAGATGCGGTGATTCGTTTTAGACAAGGCTTAGGCCGTTTAATTAGAAATGAACAAGATAAAGGTATTGTGGTGTCTTTTGATGACCGTTTGATAAAAAGCAATTATCAACACTTTTTCACTCAAGCCTTAGAATCATTTAAAAAAGTGAATGGCAACATTCAACAATTCGGCAAAATTTTAAAGAAATTAAAAGCTCAGTAA
- a CDS encoding biotin--[acetyl-CoA-carboxylase] ligase yields the protein MSKYSQDVVQILHENQPEYVSGQYIAEQLNISRTSVKKIIDQLKAEGCEINSVNHKGHQLQQLADTWYPGIVEKITAKHGFFQETFVYPTIDSTQLAAKQKLVGNHDAILVLSNEQTKGRGRFNRPWDSAKGKGLWMSAVFRPNVPFSMITTFNLFMALAIRETIQAFSKDEVAVKWPNDIYIGPKKVCGFLTEMSANSDGIEAVICGIGINMNQEASEFPQEIAHRATSIYNHADEKIDRYAFLTLLLENMKTRYIQFLTVPFESIREEYIEHSNIWNRKLKFTENESQFSGKAISIDKDGFLLVEDEQGEKHRLMSADIDL from the coding sequence AAATATTACATGAAAACCAACCAGAATATGTATCTGGTCAATATATTGCGGAACAATTAAATATCTCACGCACTTCAGTTAAGAAAATTATCGATCAATTAAAAGCAGAAGGCTGTGAAATTAATTCGGTAAACCATAAAGGACATCAGCTTCAGCAACTTGCTGATACTTGGTATCCTGGCATTGTAGAAAAAATCACTGCCAAACATGGTTTCTTTCAAGAAACTTTTGTTTATCCTACTATCGACTCAACACAACTGGCTGCCAAGCAGAAATTGGTAGGCAATCATGATGCCATTTTAGTATTGAGTAATGAACAAACTAAAGGACGAGGCCGCTTTAACAGACCATGGGACTCTGCTAAAGGTAAAGGGCTATGGATGAGCGCAGTGTTTCGTCCTAATGTTCCATTTTCTATGATTACAACTTTCAATTTATTTATGGCACTGGCAATCAGAGAAACGATACAAGCTTTCTCTAAAGATGAAGTTGCTGTAAAATGGCCGAATGATATCTATATTGGCCCCAAAAAAGTATGTGGCTTTCTAACTGAAATGTCAGCGAATAGTGATGGTATTGAAGCCGTTATTTGTGGAATAGGAATTAATATGAATCAAGAAGCAAGTGAGTTTCCGCAAGAAATTGCGCACCGTGCAACAAGTATTTATAATCATGCGGATGAAAAAATAGATCGTTATGCATTTTTAACTTTATTATTAGAAAATATGAAAACGCGCTATATTCAATTCTTAACCGTGCCATTCGAATCTATTCGCGAAGAATATATCGAACATTCTAATATCTGGAATAGAAAATTGAAGTTTACAGAGAATGAATCACAATTCTCAGGTAAAGCTATCAGTATTGATAAAGACGGCTTTTTACTTGTAGAAGATGAGCAAGGCGAAAAACATCGCTTAATGAGTGCAGATATAGATTTATAG